One segment of Streptosporangium brasiliense DNA contains the following:
- a CDS encoding ATP-binding cassette domain-containing protein: protein MIHARGLARRFRVKGETVEAVRDLDLDVEKGELVAFLGPNGAGKSTSLRMLTTLLPPSAGSATVAGCDVLTDPAGTRRRIGYIGQGNGAGENFRVHDELVTQGRCYGLPRAESHRRAGELLAALNLETLAKRPAGTLSGGQRRRLDVALGLVHRPELLFLDEPSTGLDPHSRANLWEHILRLREESGMTIFLTTHYLDEADSMAERVMIIDHGRVIADDSPENLKADLAGDRITVTTGDGADAERAGRIARLVPTAHEVTAEGDTVSLRVRRGTAVLPEFLRSLEAAGVKALTAEVGRPTLDDVFLALTGRSLRESAHTPEGA from the coding sequence ATGATCCACGCCCGTGGACTGGCCCGGCGTTTCCGGGTCAAAGGAGAGACCGTCGAGGCCGTGCGCGACCTCGACCTCGACGTCGAGAAAGGAGAGCTGGTCGCCTTCCTCGGCCCGAACGGCGCGGGCAAGTCGACCAGCCTGCGCATGCTGACCACGCTGCTCCCCCCGAGCGCGGGCAGCGCGACCGTCGCCGGATGCGACGTGCTCACCGATCCGGCCGGGACGCGCCGGCGGATCGGATACATCGGCCAGGGCAACGGCGCGGGGGAGAACTTCCGTGTCCACGACGAGCTGGTGACCCAGGGGCGCTGCTACGGGCTGCCCCGGGCGGAGTCGCACCGGCGGGCCGGCGAGCTGCTCGCCGCGCTGAACCTCGAAACGCTGGCCAAGCGTCCCGCGGGCACGCTCTCGGGCGGGCAGCGGCGCCGTCTCGATGTCGCGCTCGGACTGGTCCACCGGCCCGAACTGCTCTTCCTGGACGAGCCCTCCACCGGCCTGGACCCGCACAGCCGCGCCAACCTCTGGGAGCACATCCTGCGGCTGCGCGAGGAGTCCGGCATGACGATCTTCCTGACCACCCACTACCTGGACGAGGCCGACTCCATGGCCGAGCGGGTAATGATCATCGATCACGGGCGGGTGATCGCCGACGACTCCCCGGAGAACCTGAAGGCCGACCTGGCCGGCGACCGCATCACCGTCACCACCGGCGACGGGGCGGACGCCGAGCGGGCGGGCCGGATCGCCCGGCTGGTCCCGACGGCGCACGAGGTCACCGCCGAGGGGGACACGGTGTCCCTGCGGGTCAGGCGCGGCACCGCCGTACTGCCGGAGTTCCTCCGGTCCCTGGAGGCCGCCGGGGTGAAGGCGCTCACCGCCGAGGTCGGGCGCCCCACCCTCGACGACGTCTTCCTCGCGCTCACCGGCCGCAGCCTGCGCGAGAGCGCCCACACCCCCGAAGGAGCCTGA
- a CDS encoding aldo/keto reductase, producing the protein MEKLVRRPLGRTHLTVTPLGLGLAALGRPAYITLGREEDLGDDRGVATMRSRTWAVLDAAWAEGVRYFDTARSYGRAEEFLAGWLRERGIAPGAVTVGSKWGYAYVGGWRMDAEHHEVKDLSAEQLRRQLDQTRELLGEHLSLYQIHSATVESGVLEDEGVLDRLRALRAEGVAIGLSTTGPRQADTVTRAVEIGAFDTVQSTWNLLERSAGAALARAHGAGMGVIVKEGVANGRLTARAAPAELASAARDRGVTPDALALAAVLAQPWAGVVLSGAVSAGQLRSNLGAAEVGWDAELDGRLAGLAEDPETYWAGRGTLAWG; encoded by the coding sequence GTGGAGAAACTCGTCCGACGGCCGCTGGGCCGCACTCACCTGACGGTGACGCCGCTCGGTCTCGGCCTGGCCGCGCTCGGCCGCCCCGCCTACATCACGCTCGGACGCGAGGAGGACCTCGGCGACGACCGCGGCGTCGCCACGATGCGGTCGCGGACGTGGGCCGTGCTCGACGCGGCGTGGGCGGAGGGCGTGCGCTACTTCGACACGGCGCGTTCGTACGGCCGCGCGGAGGAGTTCCTCGCCGGTTGGCTGCGCGAGCGGGGGATCGCCCCGGGAGCGGTGACCGTCGGCTCGAAATGGGGATACGCCTATGTGGGCGGCTGGCGGATGGACGCCGAGCACCACGAGGTGAAGGACCTCTCGGCCGAGCAGCTCCGCCGCCAGCTCGACCAGACGCGCGAGCTGCTCGGAGAGCACCTGTCGCTCTACCAGATCCATTCGGCGACGGTGGAGAGCGGGGTGCTCGAGGACGAGGGCGTGCTGGACCGGCTGCGCGCGCTGCGGGCCGAGGGCGTCGCGATCGGGCTCAGCACGACGGGGCCGCGCCAGGCGGACACGGTCACGCGGGCGGTCGAGATCGGGGCGTTCGACACCGTGCAGTCCACCTGGAACCTGCTCGAACGTTCGGCCGGCGCGGCGCTCGCCCGGGCGCACGGGGCGGGGATGGGCGTGATCGTCAAGGAGGGGGTGGCGAACGGGCGGCTGACCGCCCGCGCGGCGCCCGCCGAGCTGGCGTCGGCCGCGCGCGATCGGGGGGTAACGCCCGACGCGCTCGCCCTCGCGGCCGTGCTGGCACAGCCGTGGGCCGGGGTGGTGCTGAGCGGCGCGGTCTCGGCCGGGCAGCTCCGCAGCAACCTGGGCGCGGCCGAGGTGGGCTGGGACGCCGAGCTCGACGGGCGGCTGGCCGGCCTGGCCGAGGACCCCGAGACCTACTGGGCCGGGCGCGGCACACTGGCCTGGGGCTGA
- a CDS encoding ABC transporter permease codes for MNIVSDTGVVFAREIRPELRNPIGLLFGMIQPLIFLALFGPLLPGTPGGGQTSPWQWFVPGIVVMLGLSGTGSAGYYLLVEGGGGSLERMLVTPLNRTAMLVGRTMKEIVTLLAQAALIIVVVLPFGFRPHLLGTVAGLLVLAVLGVGLGSFSFALALAARRQPSIFYGVQQTLLFPLMLLSGVLLPVENAPSWLYGMARANPVTYVVEAERALFAGDLAHPSVPYGVAAAVVVALAGLAVGTRGMRRASL; via the coding sequence GTGAACATCGTCAGCGACACCGGCGTCGTGTTCGCCCGGGAGATCCGTCCCGAGCTGCGCAACCCCATCGGCCTCCTCTTCGGCATGATCCAGCCGCTCATCTTCCTCGCCCTGTTCGGCCCCCTCCTGCCGGGCACGCCCGGGGGCGGGCAGACCTCGCCCTGGCAGTGGTTCGTGCCGGGCATCGTGGTCATGCTCGGCCTGTCCGGCACGGGGTCGGCCGGTTACTACCTCCTGGTAGAGGGCGGGGGCGGTTCTCTGGAACGGATGCTGGTCACCCCGCTGAACAGGACCGCGATGCTGGTCGGCCGGACGATGAAGGAGATCGTCACCCTGCTCGCCCAGGCCGCCCTGATCATCGTGGTGGTGCTGCCGTTCGGCTTCCGCCCCCACCTCCTCGGCACCGTGGCCGGGCTGCTCGTGCTGGCCGTGCTCGGCGTCGGGCTGGGCTCGTTCTCCTTCGCGCTGGCCCTCGCCGCCCGCAGGCAGCCGTCGATCTTCTACGGCGTGCAGCAGACACTGCTGTTCCCGCTCATGCTCCTGTCCGGCGTGCTGCTGCCCGTGGAGAACGCCCCCTCCTGGCTGTACGGCATGGCCCGCGCCAACCCGGTGACCTACGTGGTCGAGGCGGAGCGGGCCCTGTTCGCCGGGGACCTCGCTCACCCCTCGGTGCCCTACGGCGTGGCCGCGGCCGTGGTGGTCGCCCTGGCCGGTCTCGCCGTCGGGACCCGCGGCATGCGCCGCGCGTCCCTGTGA
- a CDS encoding ABC transporter permease yields the protein MPKLIWREPIATTTITSRPPTGEGLGPEAVPRAREPEPGRKPEVEPPRRVITLGDIAGRESGGLVVLLVAVGALTLASDEFLTANNLANLARQVAIFGIIAVGQLVVILTAGIDLSVGSVLGLSGATTAQLLVAGMPIWPAFLVGVAIGTALGIVNGLLVTYAKLPPFIATLGMLGIARGIVLVTTDAQTIQGLPAGFQEIANGTILGIPNLLLIAALVTGVMWFVLSRTVFGRYIYAVGSNPESARLAGVPVRMVTISVYAISGMLAGLGGVLLASRLGAGIPTAGTGFELNAIAACVIGGASLFGAKGSALGAATGALIMGVLNNGGNLLAINAFYLQIAIGVLILVAVGFDQLNTRRAASNA from the coding sequence ATGCCCAAGCTGATCTGGCGGGAACCGATCGCCACCACCACGATCACCAGCCGGCCGCCGACCGGTGAGGGGCTGGGGCCGGAGGCGGTGCCCAGGGCCAGGGAGCCGGAACCGGGACGGAAGCCGGAGGTCGAGCCCCCACGACGGGTCATCACGCTGGGGGACATCGCGGGACGGGAGAGCGGCGGACTCGTCGTGCTGCTCGTGGCGGTCGGCGCCCTCACCCTCGCCAGCGACGAGTTCCTCACCGCCAACAACCTGGCCAACCTCGCCCGGCAGGTCGCCATCTTCGGGATCATCGCGGTCGGCCAGCTCGTGGTCATCCTGACGGCCGGGATCGACCTGTCGGTCGGTTCGGTCCTCGGCCTGTCCGGCGCGACCACCGCGCAGCTCCTGGTCGCCGGCATGCCGATCTGGCCGGCGTTCCTGGTCGGGGTCGCGATCGGCACCGCGCTCGGGATCGTCAACGGCCTGCTGGTGACCTACGCGAAGCTGCCACCGTTCATCGCGACCCTGGGCATGCTCGGCATCGCCCGAGGGATCGTCCTGGTCACCACCGACGCCCAGACCATCCAGGGCCTGCCGGCCGGATTCCAGGAGATCGCCAACGGCACGATCCTGGGCATCCCCAACCTCCTCCTCATCGCCGCCCTGGTGACGGGTGTGATGTGGTTCGTGCTCTCCCGGACCGTCTTCGGCCGGTACATCTACGCGGTCGGCTCCAACCCCGAGTCCGCCCGCCTCGCGGGTGTGCCGGTGCGCATGGTCACGATCTCGGTCTACGCGATCTCGGGCATGCTCGCGGGTCTCGGTGGAGTGCTGCTGGCGTCCAGGCTGGGCGCGGGCATCCCCACCGCCGGGACGGGCTTCGAGCTCAACGCGATCGCCGCCTGCGTCATCGGCGGTGCCAGCCTGTTCGGCGCCAAGGGCAGCGCCCTCGGCGCGGCCACCGGAGCGTTGATCATGGGAGTCCTCAACAACGGTGGGAACCTCCTGGCGATCAACGCCTTCTACCTCCAGATCGCCATCGGCGTGCTCATCCTCGTCGCGGTCGGCTTCGACCAGCTGAACACCAGGAGGGCGGCCAGCAACGCCTGA
- a CDS encoding MarR family winged helix-turn-helix transcriptional regulator has translation MHPPTKPPIPYLLAYAFTLASRRAEEELRPHELTLRQYGLLTQLQLEPELTMSELARQLGVSRQSLHEMVGELERAGHLGRLPGSSGRTRRLALAPGTERLLARTRESLTRAEAGFLGDMSPPEIETLRELLQRLLAHATDDESWLAGM, from the coding sequence GTGCACCCGCCGACCAAGCCGCCCATCCCCTACCTGCTGGCCTACGCCTTCACGCTGGCCTCCCGCCGGGCGGAGGAGGAGCTGCGGCCCCACGAGCTCACCCTGCGGCAGTACGGACTGCTCACGCAGCTCCAGCTCGAACCGGAGCTCACCATGTCCGAGCTGGCCCGCCAGCTGGGCGTCTCGCGCCAGTCCCTGCACGAGATGGTCGGCGAGCTGGAACGGGCCGGTCACCTGGGCCGCCTGCCGGGCTCCTCCGGCCGCACCCGCAGGCTCGCACTGGCCCCGGGCACCGAGCGCCTGCTCGCCCGGACGCGGGAGTCGCTGACCCGGGCGGAGGCCGGCTTCCTCGGCGACATGAGCCCTCCCGAGATCGAGACCCTGCGGGAGCTGTTGCAGCGCCTGCTCGCCCATGCCACCGACGACGAGAGCTGGCTGGCGGGGATGTAG
- a CDS encoding cytochrome P450, which translates to MDNQITHHSDHTGDDLPRLPFARNNPLEVPRMYRALRAVRPVTRVRTQAGDIAWLVSGYEEARQAFADPRLGRSAPDPERAARISGSVLLGGPRGDIETEKAEHDRMRRMLAPAFSARRMSALEPHVQQLVDGLLDHMAELPPPVDLRQEFSLPLPVLVICELLGVPYGDRGHFRKLADEMTDLSDPDRAEAALNELADYTRGILVEKRANPADDVFSDMATMEAPDEEIATLAAGLLFAGHETTVNRIDYGVLLLLANPAQRDALIADPSLTAPAVEEILRMAAPGNHGLPRYAHEDLSIGGVAIKRGEAVLIATTAANRDERTFPDPDRFDIGRPLGDPQLAFGYAARYCIGASLARVELRSVFGTLFRRFPTLALAVPAEELVEREASLTGGFTRIPVTW; encoded by the coding sequence ATGGACAACCAGATCACCCACCACAGCGACCACACCGGCGACGATCTGCCGAGGCTGCCGTTCGCGCGGAACAACCCGCTGGAGGTGCCGCGGATGTACCGCGCGCTGCGGGCCGTCAGGCCGGTGACCCGGGTCCGCACCCAGGCGGGCGACATCGCCTGGCTGGTCTCCGGCTACGAGGAGGCCAGGCAGGCCTTCGCCGACCCGCGTCTCGGCCGCTCGGCCCCCGACCCGGAACGCGCCGCCCGGATCTCCGGCTCGGTGCTGCTCGGCGGCCCGCGCGGCGACATCGAGACCGAGAAGGCCGAGCACGACCGGATGCGCCGGATGCTCGCCCCGGCCTTCTCCGCCCGCCGGATGAGCGCCCTCGAACCACACGTCCAGCAGCTCGTCGACGGCCTGCTGGACCACATGGCCGAGCTGCCGCCCCCGGTGGACCTGCGCCAGGAGTTCTCCCTGCCGCTGCCCGTGCTGGTGATCTGCGAGCTGCTCGGCGTGCCGTACGGCGACCGCGGGCACTTCAGGAAGCTGGCCGACGAGATGACGGATCTGAGCGATCCGGACCGCGCGGAGGCGGCGCTGAACGAGCTGGCCGACTACACCCGCGGCATCCTGGTCGAGAAGCGGGCCAACCCCGCCGACGACGTGTTCTCCGACATGGCCACCATGGAGGCGCCCGATGAGGAGATCGCCACCCTCGCCGCGGGGCTGCTGTTCGCCGGCCACGAGACGACGGTCAACCGGATCGACTACGGCGTGCTGCTGCTGCTGGCCAACCCGGCGCAGCGCGACGCCCTGATCGCCGATCCGTCGCTGACGGCCCCGGCCGTCGAGGAGATCCTGCGGATGGCGGCGCCGGGCAACCACGGCCTGCCGCGTTACGCCCACGAGGACCTGAGCATCGGCGGCGTGGCGATCAAGCGCGGCGAGGCGGTGCTCATCGCCACGACGGCGGCCAACCGCGACGAGCGGACCTTCCCCGACCCCGACCGTTTCGACATCGGCCGTCCGCTCGGCGACCCGCAGCTCGCCTTCGGCTACGCGGCCCGCTACTGCATCGGGGCGAGCCTCGCCCGGGTGGAGCTCCGGTCGGTGTTCGGCACCCTGTTCCGGCGCTTCCCCACCCTGGCGCTCGCCGTCCCCGCCGAGGAGCTGGTCGAGCGCGAGGCCTCCCTCACCGGGGGGTTCACCCGCATCCCGGTCACGTGGTAG